The nucleotide sequence AGCAGTGGAAACACAATTTAGCGCGTTTCGTAAAGGATTTATGAAGGTACCTTTGACAATTacatacaaagtttgaaaaaataataattgaaaccaTATAGGTATGCTGGGGACGGGTATTACAAATATTCAAACCTGATGAATTGATGGCGGTTGTTGTAGGAAACGAAGAGTACGATTGGCAAGCGTTTGAGCTGCAATGTGAATATAAAAATGGTTACAATTCTGGAGATCAGACGGTTAGTTCATATGTTGTACCAAAAACGAACAACAACTAACACTTAATACAATTTCATTTGTGACTCTTAACAGATACGGTGGTTTTGGGAAGTTTTCCATGACTTTCCGGAAAGcgaaaagaaaaagttcttaCTATATTTGACAGGAAGCGATCGTATTCCTATTCAAGGAATGAAAGCAATCAAAGTAGATAATTTCCTTTTATAATTTATGCTCATTATTCataacatatgtacttatatttttcagatttgtaTTCAACCAACAACTGACGAACGGTTTCTCCCCGTAGCGCATACGTGTTTTAATCTATTAGATTTGCCTCGTTACAAAACTAAAGAGCGTTTAAAGTATAAGTTGCTTCAAGCCATTCAACAAACTCAGGGTTTTAGTCTAGTAtgacttataaataaaaaattcaaaaccaaaCTTACCTTAAGAATAAtgaaacattttcatcaaacaaaaatttgctgTAAGTAGTAACATTTTCGTTGTTCTTGATCGGTTGTTTTTagcattgataaaaaatttaaatttgtgtttgatcaaaatttgtattgaaactgttgcaaataataaatgtattggAAGTTTTGGGTTAAATGAAAACGGATACATTACATTATTGAGGATATGGAACAATATGATGTCCAGTGCATGGccgaaaaaattaagtaaaaaatagaatttaagaAATTCAGGTCtttgaaaaagttaaataaatacaagtaaatatttCTATGTGAATAGGAAAGAGAAATCAGTAGTGGGCCACCTTCGCTGTGGTCACTATGAACAAAAATGATTGCACTTCTTCCAAGTGTCCAACAATCCAAGAATCCAACAAATAATATAGATCTTTTAGGGCAgagcatgtatgtatattattggcGCTTACTTCCTTTATTGGGTGCTcgaccgagctccttctcctatttgtggtgcacgtcttgatatttttctacaaatggaggagcctacagttttaaactccgaacggcggatgttttttttttcgaggagCTTTCCCAGGAcaaaaatgcactcggaggtttgccagtgcATTTTATTACAAGCAAATTTTTTCTACCATTTAATGTTTCTAGCCCAGAGAATCGAGTCTAGGCACTTCTGAATGGAGGTCATGCACCAACCCTCtgtgctacggcggccgccatataatatatatatacactaaTTTAAGTGAAGTGGAATCTGAAAATATGATGaaacatataaagtatacgtccATGTATGTGTATCAGAACTTCAAGCATTTACCTAGTATCCTAATGCCACCAGAACAGTGgttctaaaaaaataacaagaTGCCAAAAGGATTCCAAACTCAAGCGTATGCAGATTCAATTTTTAGAATGGCAAAATATTTAATGCACCAATTGcgtcaaaaaaatatgttataacaacaaaatattgaatTGCTCAAGAAATCTCCTAAGAGAAGCATAAAAACTTGCATGTAGTGACAATGCCTTGGCCGATGAATataaagtacatatatacataaattcaaGGCGAATTCGTTGAAAGTAACTTAGGTAGACCGGgcgatttttttggtttttttttttagcttgcgaaaaattacaaaagcgaAATACATGTAAATGTTGTGATTGCTCTACCGAAATCACCTATGAGTTCGTCTTTCATATATGCATACGCCCAAATAGCCAAACCGCTACAAACAATACGCAAAAAACATCGTGGTggaaaacgaatttttttttgtcatcatAGCGACGACCAAACTAGCAGCGTATGCTGAAGTAATAAGTTATCCATGGTAATAAAGAGATAATAGCTAATACtgataaaacaataacaacgcCTTTAGCAAGCACTATCCATTGTATTGAAACGAATATAAGAATTGTTTCTCATATCACTACTTTACCGATATCGGTTAAatagtttgatatttttataaatgcttTTGAACAAATGCTACAAGTGTTAAGAAGGAACAATGAGCGGTCACCAAACACTATGATTTGAACTTAACGCATAAACTcccatatgtatataataatatttaaaataaaaattatagtaaGATTGTTTGATTTTTAAGGTTGTGGCATTCGGATCAGACATTTTTCTCAGACACATCAAATCTCCAAAAGTCCACATTTATGTCAACGCTCTTGCTTTTGTGAAAAGAATAGCAGGTATCGATATTATATTTGAGCTCTGCAACCACGTTGCCCTTGACGTTCCAATCCTTAACCTTTTTGTGAATGTAGTCGCtgttaagattaaaaaaaaaattaattatagtaTAAATCTTCAATATTTGGTTTAGTTTTGCTGCTGAAAGACTGATAAcctaaaaacaaaagttatgtagtatactaacaaaaaaaaaacacttaatcGAATCATGGAGggcttaaaattttaagttgtaaTGGTATTGAAGCAAATGGATATATAGAATATTTGTCTATACCGTGTTGAACTTTTATGAAATGAATAAACCGCTCCGGAAGATAGAGCTATGCCAGTCTGAACAAAACTCATATCTATTCCAATGTTATTTTTCGTTCCGAAAGGTGGATTGGTAACGATGGTGtcaaaagtattttcccaatttttactGTTAGGCAAAGTCAGTACGTCACATAAAACACAATCTATATTCGGCAATTCCATTTCGCTCACATTGGCTTGAAATATCTTTGTAAGTAgacaaaacaaaacattaatttatgtatatattttttttaattgtataagtaCGTTATTTGATATTAATTACATTtaaggcatcatcatcgatttcgAAACCAATGGTCATTCCAGCACCGAGGAGAAATGAGCCAATACTTAGCATGCCGCAGCCACAACCTAGGTCGCCAACATACTTTCCTTCGATATCGCCATATAATGTCTGAAGCAAAGAAGGATACATgagcgaaaaaatattgtataaataccatacttaaaacttttacaGAAATGTTAGAAAAGAGCACAACCACAATAGTCATTCAGTTTATGTAGAATAAAagaatatgcacatatgtacatgcatatacgtATGCCTACGACCTAAACGATCTTTtgtgttatatattatatataaacttGGGCCTATATAATTAAGCCAACAACAACTTATcttaaatgtatatacatatattgctacgaatttttttaaatttaacttcatcaatttgtggaacaacatcaagacgcacgcctcaAATATTTTGTGCTCATATTATCTGGAAAAAAATGTAcgctacaataaaattatttatattttgataaACTCTATACCTTACACtgttaatattttgttagaatcCGATTCCATATGATCTTACTTTCCTACACAATGGTTAATAATTACATAATTCTGTAGCGAATAGTCTAGACgcactaaaattaattaatttaagtgaaaaGTATAAGTGAACAAAGCCGTTTTGATCTTTCAAAAACAAACTCGCTTTAACACAAAACATAGAAAATAGTAAAACCTATCGCatgcctttttttttaattttacttcctAGTAACTTAATTGTGTGAGCAGAGGTGTACAATGAAGAGTGTCGGCAAGCTAAAATTTCCCTATTCTcggaatataatatatatttcctcATTCGGTCAAATATTCATATATCTTTGAAGTGACTACAATTCAATAACAACTATTTAGGATTTGACAATAGAAAAAATGCAACATATGTTATATGGGTTAAATACAATGTAATGGGAATGTAATAAGTATTACTAGGTTTTGGAAGCATTTCGACCCGCGGTAAGTATAATTGAATCGATTCTAACACGAAGCAAAAACCCCTATCCAATTGGACAAGCATGCAAAAGGcagtttatatttatatacatatttacctgTAGTAAAATTGTAACAACTGCAAATCGCTTGGACTTTACTAGATTTATTCCTACATGCAAAATAATCAATGCAATGGTTGTGACCttacttatattttaaaatttattgatcttAAGTTCTTACCTGAATGT is from Anastrepha ludens isolate Willacy chromosome 4, idAnaLude1.1, whole genome shotgun sequence and encodes:
- the LOC128862523 gene encoding rRNA N6-adenosine-methyltransferase Mettl5, translated to MACIKLKKLEEYLQCLDNFQKPKINLEQYNTPPHIASCVLYNIQTLYGDIEGKYVGDLGCGCGMLSIGSFLLGAGMTIGFEIDDDALNIFQANVSEMELPNIDCVLCDVLTLPNSKNWENTFDTIVTNPPFGTKNNIGIDMSFVQTGIALSSGAVYSFHKSSTRDYIHKKVKDWNVKGNVVAELKYNIDTCYSFHKSKSVDINVDFWRFDVSEKNV